One Aphelocoma coerulescens isolate FSJ_1873_10779 chromosome 6, UR_Acoe_1.0, whole genome shotgun sequence DNA window includes the following coding sequences:
- the OPN4 gene encoding melanopsin isoform X5 has product MATELEVTEDPEEAFSRKMTAQDVPHAFPTVDVPDHAHYTIGVVILIVGITGTLGNFLVFYAFCRSRSLQTPANILIINLAISDFLMSITQSPVFFTNSLYKHWIFGEKGAYVPEGLLTSCSWDYMTFTPSVRAYTMLLFCFVFFIPLIAIIYSYVSIFEAIKKANKSVQTFGCKRGNKEFQKQYQRMKNEWKMAKIALIVILFFVISWSPYSVVALVAFAGYSHVLTPFTHSIPAVIAKASVIHNPIIYAITHPKYRRAIATHVPCLRPLLRISPKDSRSFSSYHSSRRATVTSQSSEISGLQKGKMRLSSLSDSESGCTETETDTPSVFSRLARRQISYETDKDTTQTSDIRAKLTSQDSGNCEKTAVDADDILMVELNVTEYMATPTETSKTCSLEESKKGESLNSIGQRKGESHQGSSSAQIPSITITCSSVQGVELPSRYNSGFLYPKSNSHKQNKKSSS; this is encoded by the exons AAGATGACAGCACAAGATGTTCCTCACGCCTTTCCTACAGTGGATGTCCCAGACCATGCCCATTATACGATTGGAGTTGTCATTCTTATAGTGGGGATCACCGGAACTCTGGGTAATTTCCTGGTCTTCTACGCTTTCTGCAG GAGTAGGAGCCTTCAAACTCCAGCCAACATACTCATCATCAATCTAGCTATTAGTGACTTCCTGATGTCCATTACACAGTCTCCAGTTTTTTTCACCAACAGCCTCTACAAACACTGGATTTTTGGTGAGAAAG GTGCATATGTTCCTGAGGGTTTGCTGACTTCCTGTTCCTGGGACTACATGACTTTCACACCATCAGTCCGTGCCTACACaatgctgcttttctgctttgtctttttcattcctttgatTGCTATCATATACAGCTATGTCTCTATATTTGAGGCTATCAAGAAGGCCAACAA GTCTGTTCAGACATTTGGATGCAAACGTGGAAATAAAGAGTTCCAGAAACAGTATCAGAGGATGAAAAATGAGTGGAAGATGGCCAAAATTGCACTGATCGTCATCTTGTTCTTTGTCATTTCCTGGTCACCATACTCTGTTGTTGCTCTGGTAGCTTTTGCTGG GTATTCCCATGTCCTAACACCCTTCACGCACTCCATACCAGCTGTGATTGCCAAAGCTTCTGTCATCCATAACCCCATCATTTATGCCATCACTCACCCCAAATACAG AAGAGCCATTGCAACACATGTTCCTTGCCTTCGACCCCTACTGAGAATTTCTCCTAAAGACTCACGGTCTTTCAGCAGTTACCACTCCTCCAGACGAGCGACCGTAACCAGCCAGTCTTCTGAGATAAGTGggctgcagaaaggaaaaatgagacTGTCTTCTCTCTCTGACAGTGAATCA GGGTGTACTGAAACAGAAACTGATACTCCCAGTGTGTTCTCCAGACTTGCCAGAAGACAAATTTCCTACGAAACGGATAAAGACACAACTCAGACTAGTGACATAAGAGCCAAACTGACAAGCCAGGATTCTGGGAATTGTGAGAAG ACAGCTGTAGATGCTGATGACATATTGATGGTGGAATTGAATGTCACAGAATACATGGCTACACCTACT GAAACATCTAAAACATGCAGCTTGGAGGAAAGCAAG AAAGGTGAGAGCCTGAACAGTATTGGACAAAGAAAAGGAGAGTCTCACCAGGGATCATCTTCAGCCCAGATACCTAGTATTACAATAACATGCAGCAGTGTCCAAGGAGTAGAGCTGCCTTCTAGATACAACTCTGGTTTCCTGTACCCTAAGTCCAACAGTCACAAGCAGAACAAGAAGTCCAGCAGTTAA
- the OPN4 gene encoding melanopsin isoform X2, with translation MATELEVTEDPEEAFSRKMTAQDVPHAFPTVDVPDHAHYTIGVVILIVGITGTLGNFLVFYAFCRSRSLQTPANILIINLAISDFLMSITQSPVFFTNSLYKHWIFGCELYAFCGALFGITSMITLTVIALDRYFVITKPLASVGVTSKKKALIILVGVWLYSLAWSLPPFFGWSAYVPEGLLTSCSWDYMTFTPSVRAYTMLLFCFVFFIPLIAIIYSYVSIFEAIKKANKSVQTFGCKRGNKEFQKQYQRMKNEWKMAKIALIVILFFVISWSPYSVVALVAFAGYSHVLTPFTHSIPAVIAKASVIHNPIIYAITHPKYRRAIATHVPCLRPLLRISPKDSRSFSSYHSSRRATVTSQSSEISGLQKGKMRLSSLSDSESGCTETETDTPSVFSRLARRQISYETDKDTTQTSDIRAKLTSQDSGNCEKTAVDADDILMVELNVTEYMATPTETSKTCSLEESKKGESLNSIGQRKGESHQGSSSAQIPSITITCSSVQGVELPSRYNSGFLYPKSNSHKQNKKSSS, from the exons AAGATGACAGCACAAGATGTTCCTCACGCCTTTCCTACAGTGGATGTCCCAGACCATGCCCATTATACGATTGGAGTTGTCATTCTTATAGTGGGGATCACCGGAACTCTGGGTAATTTCCTGGTCTTCTACGCTTTCTGCAG GAGTAGGAGCCTTCAAACTCCAGCCAACATACTCATCATCAATCTAGCTATTAGTGACTTCCTGATGTCCATTACACAGTCTCCAGTTTTTTTCACCAACAGCCTCTACAAACACTGGATTTTTG GCTGTGAGCTGTATGCCTTCTGCGGAGCTCTTTTTGGCATTACATCTATGATCACTTTGACGGTGATTGCCTTGGACAGATATTTTGTCATCACAAAACCTCTGGCTTCTGTTGGAGTGACGTCTAAGAAGAAGGCCCTAATAATCCTGGTAGGAGTCTGGCTGTACTCTTTGGCTTGGAGTCTCCCACCCTTCTTTGGATGGA GTGCATATGTTCCTGAGGGTTTGCTGACTTCCTGTTCCTGGGACTACATGACTTTCACACCATCAGTCCGTGCCTACACaatgctgcttttctgctttgtctttttcattcctttgatTGCTATCATATACAGCTATGTCTCTATATTTGAGGCTATCAAGAAGGCCAACAA GTCTGTTCAGACATTTGGATGCAAACGTGGAAATAAAGAGTTCCAGAAACAGTATCAGAGGATGAAAAATGAGTGGAAGATGGCCAAAATTGCACTGATCGTCATCTTGTTCTTTGTCATTTCCTGGTCACCATACTCTGTTGTTGCTCTGGTAGCTTTTGCTGG GTATTCCCATGTCCTAACACCCTTCACGCACTCCATACCAGCTGTGATTGCCAAAGCTTCTGTCATCCATAACCCCATCATTTATGCCATCACTCACCCCAAATACAG AAGAGCCATTGCAACACATGTTCCTTGCCTTCGACCCCTACTGAGAATTTCTCCTAAAGACTCACGGTCTTTCAGCAGTTACCACTCCTCCAGACGAGCGACCGTAACCAGCCAGTCTTCTGAGATAAGTGggctgcagaaaggaaaaatgagacTGTCTTCTCTCTCTGACAGTGAATCA GGGTGTACTGAAACAGAAACTGATACTCCCAGTGTGTTCTCCAGACTTGCCAGAAGACAAATTTCCTACGAAACGGATAAAGACACAACTCAGACTAGTGACATAAGAGCCAAACTGACAAGCCAGGATTCTGGGAATTGTGAGAAG ACAGCTGTAGATGCTGATGACATATTGATGGTGGAATTGAATGTCACAGAATACATGGCTACACCTACT GAAACATCTAAAACATGCAGCTTGGAGGAAAGCAAG AAAGGTGAGAGCCTGAACAGTATTGGACAAAGAAAAGGAGAGTCTCACCAGGGATCATCTTCAGCCCAGATACCTAGTATTACAATAACATGCAGCAGTGTCCAAGGAGTAGAGCTGCCTTCTAGATACAACTCTGGTTTCCTGTACCCTAAGTCCAACAGTCACAAGCAGAACAAGAAGTCCAGCAGTTAA
- the OPN4 gene encoding melanopsin isoform X1 has translation MATELEVTEDPEEAFSRKMTAQDVPHAFPTVDVPDHAHYTIGVVILIVGITGTLGNFLVFYAFCRSRSLQTPANILIINLAISDFLMSITQSPVFFTNSLYKHWIFGEKGCELYAFCGALFGITSMITLTVIALDRYFVITKPLASVGVTSKKKALIILVGVWLYSLAWSLPPFFGWSAYVPEGLLTSCSWDYMTFTPSVRAYTMLLFCFVFFIPLIAIIYSYVSIFEAIKKANKSVQTFGCKRGNKEFQKQYQRMKNEWKMAKIALIVILFFVISWSPYSVVALVAFAGYSHVLTPFTHSIPAVIAKASVIHNPIIYAITHPKYRRAIATHVPCLRPLLRISPKDSRSFSSYHSSRRATVTSQSSEISGLQKGKMRLSSLSDSESGCTETETDTPSVFSRLARRQISYETDKDTTQTSDIRAKLTSQDSGNCEKTAVDADDILMVELNVTEYMATPTETSKTCSLEESKKGESLNSIGQRKGESHQGSSSAQIPSITITCSSVQGVELPSRYNSGFLYPKSNSHKQNKKSSS, from the exons AAGATGACAGCACAAGATGTTCCTCACGCCTTTCCTACAGTGGATGTCCCAGACCATGCCCATTATACGATTGGAGTTGTCATTCTTATAGTGGGGATCACCGGAACTCTGGGTAATTTCCTGGTCTTCTACGCTTTCTGCAG GAGTAGGAGCCTTCAAACTCCAGCCAACATACTCATCATCAATCTAGCTATTAGTGACTTCCTGATGTCCATTACACAGTCTCCAGTTTTTTTCACCAACAGCCTCTACAAACACTGGATTTTTGGTGAGAAAG GCTGTGAGCTGTATGCCTTCTGCGGAGCTCTTTTTGGCATTACATCTATGATCACTTTGACGGTGATTGCCTTGGACAGATATTTTGTCATCACAAAACCTCTGGCTTCTGTTGGAGTGACGTCTAAGAAGAAGGCCCTAATAATCCTGGTAGGAGTCTGGCTGTACTCTTTGGCTTGGAGTCTCCCACCCTTCTTTGGATGGA GTGCATATGTTCCTGAGGGTTTGCTGACTTCCTGTTCCTGGGACTACATGACTTTCACACCATCAGTCCGTGCCTACACaatgctgcttttctgctttgtctttttcattcctttgatTGCTATCATATACAGCTATGTCTCTATATTTGAGGCTATCAAGAAGGCCAACAA GTCTGTTCAGACATTTGGATGCAAACGTGGAAATAAAGAGTTCCAGAAACAGTATCAGAGGATGAAAAATGAGTGGAAGATGGCCAAAATTGCACTGATCGTCATCTTGTTCTTTGTCATTTCCTGGTCACCATACTCTGTTGTTGCTCTGGTAGCTTTTGCTGG GTATTCCCATGTCCTAACACCCTTCACGCACTCCATACCAGCTGTGATTGCCAAAGCTTCTGTCATCCATAACCCCATCATTTATGCCATCACTCACCCCAAATACAG AAGAGCCATTGCAACACATGTTCCTTGCCTTCGACCCCTACTGAGAATTTCTCCTAAAGACTCACGGTCTTTCAGCAGTTACCACTCCTCCAGACGAGCGACCGTAACCAGCCAGTCTTCTGAGATAAGTGggctgcagaaaggaaaaatgagacTGTCTTCTCTCTCTGACAGTGAATCA GGGTGTACTGAAACAGAAACTGATACTCCCAGTGTGTTCTCCAGACTTGCCAGAAGACAAATTTCCTACGAAACGGATAAAGACACAACTCAGACTAGTGACATAAGAGCCAAACTGACAAGCCAGGATTCTGGGAATTGTGAGAAG ACAGCTGTAGATGCTGATGACATATTGATGGTGGAATTGAATGTCACAGAATACATGGCTACACCTACT GAAACATCTAAAACATGCAGCTTGGAGGAAAGCAAG AAAGGTGAGAGCCTGAACAGTATTGGACAAAGAAAAGGAGAGTCTCACCAGGGATCATCTTCAGCCCAGATACCTAGTATTACAATAACATGCAGCAGTGTCCAAGGAGTAGAGCTGCCTTCTAGATACAACTCTGGTTTCCTGTACCCTAAGTCCAACAGTCACAAGCAGAACAAGAAGTCCAGCAGTTAA
- the OPN4 gene encoding melanopsin isoform X6, producing the protein MATELEVTEDPEEAFSRKMTAQDVPHAFPTVDVPDHAHYTIGVVILIVGITGTLGNFLVFYAFCRSRSLQTPANILIINLAISDFLMSITQSPVFFTNSLYKHWIFGAYVPEGLLTSCSWDYMTFTPSVRAYTMLLFCFVFFIPLIAIIYSYVSIFEAIKKANKSVQTFGCKRGNKEFQKQYQRMKNEWKMAKIALIVILFFVISWSPYSVVALVAFAGYSHVLTPFTHSIPAVIAKASVIHNPIIYAITHPKYRRAIATHVPCLRPLLRISPKDSRSFSSYHSSRRATVTSQSSEISGLQKGKMRLSSLSDSESGCTETETDTPSVFSRLARRQISYETDKDTTQTSDIRAKLTSQDSGNCEKTAVDADDILMVELNVTEYMATPTETSKTCSLEESKKGESLNSIGQRKGESHQGSSSAQIPSITITCSSVQGVELPSRYNSGFLYPKSNSHKQNKKSSS; encoded by the exons AAGATGACAGCACAAGATGTTCCTCACGCCTTTCCTACAGTGGATGTCCCAGACCATGCCCATTATACGATTGGAGTTGTCATTCTTATAGTGGGGATCACCGGAACTCTGGGTAATTTCCTGGTCTTCTACGCTTTCTGCAG GAGTAGGAGCCTTCAAACTCCAGCCAACATACTCATCATCAATCTAGCTATTAGTGACTTCCTGATGTCCATTACACAGTCTCCAGTTTTTTTCACCAACAGCCTCTACAAACACTGGATTTTTG GTGCATATGTTCCTGAGGGTTTGCTGACTTCCTGTTCCTGGGACTACATGACTTTCACACCATCAGTCCGTGCCTACACaatgctgcttttctgctttgtctttttcattcctttgatTGCTATCATATACAGCTATGTCTCTATATTTGAGGCTATCAAGAAGGCCAACAA GTCTGTTCAGACATTTGGATGCAAACGTGGAAATAAAGAGTTCCAGAAACAGTATCAGAGGATGAAAAATGAGTGGAAGATGGCCAAAATTGCACTGATCGTCATCTTGTTCTTTGTCATTTCCTGGTCACCATACTCTGTTGTTGCTCTGGTAGCTTTTGCTGG GTATTCCCATGTCCTAACACCCTTCACGCACTCCATACCAGCTGTGATTGCCAAAGCTTCTGTCATCCATAACCCCATCATTTATGCCATCACTCACCCCAAATACAG AAGAGCCATTGCAACACATGTTCCTTGCCTTCGACCCCTACTGAGAATTTCTCCTAAAGACTCACGGTCTTTCAGCAGTTACCACTCCTCCAGACGAGCGACCGTAACCAGCCAGTCTTCTGAGATAAGTGggctgcagaaaggaaaaatgagacTGTCTTCTCTCTCTGACAGTGAATCA GGGTGTACTGAAACAGAAACTGATACTCCCAGTGTGTTCTCCAGACTTGCCAGAAGACAAATTTCCTACGAAACGGATAAAGACACAACTCAGACTAGTGACATAAGAGCCAAACTGACAAGCCAGGATTCTGGGAATTGTGAGAAG ACAGCTGTAGATGCTGATGACATATTGATGGTGGAATTGAATGTCACAGAATACATGGCTACACCTACT GAAACATCTAAAACATGCAGCTTGGAGGAAAGCAAG AAAGGTGAGAGCCTGAACAGTATTGGACAAAGAAAAGGAGAGTCTCACCAGGGATCATCTTCAGCCCAGATACCTAGTATTACAATAACATGCAGCAGTGTCCAAGGAGTAGAGCTGCCTTCTAGATACAACTCTGGTTTCCTGTACCCTAAGTCCAACAGTCACAAGCAGAACAAGAAGTCCAGCAGTTAA
- the OPN4 gene encoding melanopsin isoform X3 has protein sequence MTAQDVPHAFPTVDVPDHAHYTIGVVILIVGITGTLGNFLVFYAFCRSRSLQTPANILIINLAISDFLMSITQSPVFFTNSLYKHWIFGEKGCELYAFCGALFGITSMITLTVIALDRYFVITKPLASVGVTSKKKALIILVGVWLYSLAWSLPPFFGWSAYVPEGLLTSCSWDYMTFTPSVRAYTMLLFCFVFFIPLIAIIYSYVSIFEAIKKANKSVQTFGCKRGNKEFQKQYQRMKNEWKMAKIALIVILFFVISWSPYSVVALVAFAGYSHVLTPFTHSIPAVIAKASVIHNPIIYAITHPKYRRAIATHVPCLRPLLRISPKDSRSFSSYHSSRRATVTSQSSEISGLQKGKMRLSSLSDSESGCTETETDTPSVFSRLARRQISYETDKDTTQTSDIRAKLTSQDSGNCEKTAVDADDILMVELNVTEYMATPTETSKTCSLEESKKGESLNSIGQRKGESHQGSSSAQIPSITITCSSVQGVELPSRYNSGFLYPKSNSHKQNKKSSS, from the exons ATGACAGCACAAGATGTTCCTCACGCCTTTCCTACAGTGGATGTCCCAGACCATGCCCATTATACGATTGGAGTTGTCATTCTTATAGTGGGGATCACCGGAACTCTGGGTAATTTCCTGGTCTTCTACGCTTTCTGCAG GAGTAGGAGCCTTCAAACTCCAGCCAACATACTCATCATCAATCTAGCTATTAGTGACTTCCTGATGTCCATTACACAGTCTCCAGTTTTTTTCACCAACAGCCTCTACAAACACTGGATTTTTGGTGAGAAAG GCTGTGAGCTGTATGCCTTCTGCGGAGCTCTTTTTGGCATTACATCTATGATCACTTTGACGGTGATTGCCTTGGACAGATATTTTGTCATCACAAAACCTCTGGCTTCTGTTGGAGTGACGTCTAAGAAGAAGGCCCTAATAATCCTGGTAGGAGTCTGGCTGTACTCTTTGGCTTGGAGTCTCCCACCCTTCTTTGGATGGA GTGCATATGTTCCTGAGGGTTTGCTGACTTCCTGTTCCTGGGACTACATGACTTTCACACCATCAGTCCGTGCCTACACaatgctgcttttctgctttgtctttttcattcctttgatTGCTATCATATACAGCTATGTCTCTATATTTGAGGCTATCAAGAAGGCCAACAA GTCTGTTCAGACATTTGGATGCAAACGTGGAAATAAAGAGTTCCAGAAACAGTATCAGAGGATGAAAAATGAGTGGAAGATGGCCAAAATTGCACTGATCGTCATCTTGTTCTTTGTCATTTCCTGGTCACCATACTCTGTTGTTGCTCTGGTAGCTTTTGCTGG GTATTCCCATGTCCTAACACCCTTCACGCACTCCATACCAGCTGTGATTGCCAAAGCTTCTGTCATCCATAACCCCATCATTTATGCCATCACTCACCCCAAATACAG AAGAGCCATTGCAACACATGTTCCTTGCCTTCGACCCCTACTGAGAATTTCTCCTAAAGACTCACGGTCTTTCAGCAGTTACCACTCCTCCAGACGAGCGACCGTAACCAGCCAGTCTTCTGAGATAAGTGggctgcagaaaggaaaaatgagacTGTCTTCTCTCTCTGACAGTGAATCA GGGTGTACTGAAACAGAAACTGATACTCCCAGTGTGTTCTCCAGACTTGCCAGAAGACAAATTTCCTACGAAACGGATAAAGACACAACTCAGACTAGTGACATAAGAGCCAAACTGACAAGCCAGGATTCTGGGAATTGTGAGAAG ACAGCTGTAGATGCTGATGACATATTGATGGTGGAATTGAATGTCACAGAATACATGGCTACACCTACT GAAACATCTAAAACATGCAGCTTGGAGGAAAGCAAG AAAGGTGAGAGCCTGAACAGTATTGGACAAAGAAAAGGAGAGTCTCACCAGGGATCATCTTCAGCCCAGATACCTAGTATTACAATAACATGCAGCAGTGTCCAAGGAGTAGAGCTGCCTTCTAGATACAACTCTGGTTTCCTGTACCCTAAGTCCAACAGTCACAAGCAGAACAAGAAGTCCAGCAGTTAA
- the OPN4 gene encoding melanopsin isoform X4 — MDVPDHAHYTIGVVILIVGITGTLGNFLVFYAFCRSRSLQTPANILIINLAISDFLMSITQSPVFFTNSLYKHWIFGEKGCELYAFCGALFGITSMITLTVIALDRYFVITKPLASVGVTSKKKALIILVGVWLYSLAWSLPPFFGWSAYVPEGLLTSCSWDYMTFTPSVRAYTMLLFCFVFFIPLIAIIYSYVSIFEAIKKANKSVQTFGCKRGNKEFQKQYQRMKNEWKMAKIALIVILFFVISWSPYSVVALVAFAGYSHVLTPFTHSIPAVIAKASVIHNPIIYAITHPKYRRAIATHVPCLRPLLRISPKDSRSFSSYHSSRRATVTSQSSEISGLQKGKMRLSSLSDSESGCTETETDTPSVFSRLARRQISYETDKDTTQTSDIRAKLTSQDSGNCEKTAVDADDILMVELNVTEYMATPTETSKTCSLEESKKGESLNSIGQRKGESHQGSSSAQIPSITITCSSVQGVELPSRYNSGFLYPKSNSHKQNKKSSS; from the exons TGGATGTCCCAGACCATGCCCATTATACGATTGGAGTTGTCATTCTTATAGTGGGGATCACCGGAACTCTGGGTAATTTCCTGGTCTTCTACGCTTTCTGCAG GAGTAGGAGCCTTCAAACTCCAGCCAACATACTCATCATCAATCTAGCTATTAGTGACTTCCTGATGTCCATTACACAGTCTCCAGTTTTTTTCACCAACAGCCTCTACAAACACTGGATTTTTGGTGAGAAAG GCTGTGAGCTGTATGCCTTCTGCGGAGCTCTTTTTGGCATTACATCTATGATCACTTTGACGGTGATTGCCTTGGACAGATATTTTGTCATCACAAAACCTCTGGCTTCTGTTGGAGTGACGTCTAAGAAGAAGGCCCTAATAATCCTGGTAGGAGTCTGGCTGTACTCTTTGGCTTGGAGTCTCCCACCCTTCTTTGGATGGA GTGCATATGTTCCTGAGGGTTTGCTGACTTCCTGTTCCTGGGACTACATGACTTTCACACCATCAGTCCGTGCCTACACaatgctgcttttctgctttgtctttttcattcctttgatTGCTATCATATACAGCTATGTCTCTATATTTGAGGCTATCAAGAAGGCCAACAA GTCTGTTCAGACATTTGGATGCAAACGTGGAAATAAAGAGTTCCAGAAACAGTATCAGAGGATGAAAAATGAGTGGAAGATGGCCAAAATTGCACTGATCGTCATCTTGTTCTTTGTCATTTCCTGGTCACCATACTCTGTTGTTGCTCTGGTAGCTTTTGCTGG GTATTCCCATGTCCTAACACCCTTCACGCACTCCATACCAGCTGTGATTGCCAAAGCTTCTGTCATCCATAACCCCATCATTTATGCCATCACTCACCCCAAATACAG AAGAGCCATTGCAACACATGTTCCTTGCCTTCGACCCCTACTGAGAATTTCTCCTAAAGACTCACGGTCTTTCAGCAGTTACCACTCCTCCAGACGAGCGACCGTAACCAGCCAGTCTTCTGAGATAAGTGggctgcagaaaggaaaaatgagacTGTCTTCTCTCTCTGACAGTGAATCA GGGTGTACTGAAACAGAAACTGATACTCCCAGTGTGTTCTCCAGACTTGCCAGAAGACAAATTTCCTACGAAACGGATAAAGACACAACTCAGACTAGTGACATAAGAGCCAAACTGACAAGCCAGGATTCTGGGAATTGTGAGAAG ACAGCTGTAGATGCTGATGACATATTGATGGTGGAATTGAATGTCACAGAATACATGGCTACACCTACT GAAACATCTAAAACATGCAGCTTGGAGGAAAGCAAG AAAGGTGAGAGCCTGAACAGTATTGGACAAAGAAAAGGAGAGTCTCACCAGGGATCATCTTCAGCCCAGATACCTAGTATTACAATAACATGCAGCAGTGTCCAAGGAGTAGAGCTGCCTTCTAGATACAACTCTGGTTTCCTGTACCCTAAGTCCAACAGTCACAAGCAGAACAAGAAGTCCAGCAGTTAA